In Rhipicephalus microplus isolate Deutch F79 chromosome 7, USDA_Rmic, whole genome shotgun sequence, one genomic interval encodes:
- the LOC142767351 gene encoding uncharacterized protein LOC142767351 — protein MSIADLSAATGISTGRWEQLLEQFGLSKRGANIRRVTADQSALALVAYISRPVDILARRRTLAWHVLRYLVGPKSGVVAALNSTRGIDGTPGMTGAMPTPGSKCRRLVERLSGVPHGVLDLFEGETRARIPCIIWHRCYL, from the exons GTCGGTGGGAGCAGCTCTTGGAGCAGTTCGGCCTTTCCAAGCGTGGCGCGAACATCAGACGTGTGACCGCAGACCAGTCGGCACTGGCACTGGTAGCGTACATCTCACGGCCGGTAGACATCCTGGCCAGGCGAAGGACGCTCGCCTGGCACGTCCTTCGCTACCTGGTCGGACCAAAGTCGGGCGTCGTGGCGGCCCTCAACTCAACCCGGGGCATAGATGGCACTCCAGGAATGACTGGAGCCATG CCCACGCCGGGGTCAAAGTGTCGGCGACTTGTGGAGAGGCTGAGCGGAGTGCCACACGGGGTTCTCGATCTCTTCGAAGGTGAGACAAGAGCCAGAATTCCCTGTATAATATGGCATAGGTGCTATTTGTAG
- the LOC142767352 gene encoding uncharacterized protein LOC142767352 produces MTSAVSVDSPAAFFRPPFYVPRAPPAYNLAALGQVVARALAHALVERGHADPAVRERWRSFWESSDAADDDSIYCLHTGHNKNDTWQQRRLNESEIGDGARLREALASRIAYLAFQRSGRATAAVRRAAATDHLPGVNLSSKQQFFVMHCALGCAMGGNLDRTLPDGPAGQLQPRCMVVYQTRKRLVGRSCADALASGSMPNDCRYI; encoded by the exons ATGACGTCAGCGGTGAGCGTGGACTCGCCGGCCGCCTTCTTCCGGCCGCCCTTCTACGTTCCACGAGCGCCGCCGGCGTACAACCTCGCTGCGCTGGGTCAG GTCGTCGCCCGGGCCCTGGCGCACGCGCTGGTCGAGCGAGGTCACGCCGATCCAGCCGTCAGAGAGCGCTGGCGTAGCTTCTGGGAAAGCAGCGACGCCGCCGACGACGACAGCATTTACTGCCTGCACACCGGACACAACAAG AACGACACCTGGCAGCAGCGGCGACTGAACGAAAGCGAGATAGGCGACGGGGCGCGCCTTCGCGAAGCGCTGGCTTCCAGGATAGCCTACTTGGCCTTCCAGAGAAGCGGACGCGCCACGGCCGCCGTTCGCCGTGCGGCGGCCACCGATCATCTGCCAGGAGTGAATCTGTCGAGCAAGCAGCAGTTCTTCGTGATGCACTGCGCGCTCGGCTGCGCCATGGGAGGGAATCTGGATCGCACTCTCCCCGATGGTCCAGCAGGCCAGCTGCAGCCGCGTTGCATGGTCGTGTACCAGACGCGAAAGCGTCTCGTCGGCCGAAGCTGCGCAGATGCGCTCGCCAGCGGTAGCATGCCCAACGACTGCCGCTACATATAA